From the Pomacea canaliculata isolate SZHN2017 linkage group LG4, ASM307304v1, whole genome shotgun sequence genome, one window contains:
- the LOC112562989 gene encoding testicular haploid expressed gene protein-like isoform X1: MAKVLSSSAMGKKHFRKEKPDRYHGLTGRRLDYLARPKTVSTKLDDRRSVYWITHVPLRPEANGATCFYTTDREDELARPKIVKTGWYPDRSPIWPVSERAKHAVASQRVLELSEPKRISPYYQMPRSPYMSVKKEALYAEPSTRIIAMSAPKTRVNCYDAYDSQWGEYYPLPVAVLTATVTERMEKLAEPRPFHKDFCWPRPVQWDVSEAAKKVMASARVLQLSRPRSRWLLKDDYDPFKVSLAARHAHPTPRIEELSQPLERKVKK, from the exons ATGGCAAAGGTTTTGAGCTCCAGCGCTATGGGGAAGAAGCACTTCCGCAAAGAAAAGCCAGATCGTTACCATG GTCTGACGGGACGACGGCTGGACTACCTTGCTCGACCAAAAACAGTCTCAACCAAACTTGATGACAG GAGAAGTGTGTATTGGATTACACATGTCCCACTAAGACCTGAGGCAAATGGTGCCACATGCTTTT ATACTACAGATAGAGAAGATGAACTTGCTAGACCCAAAATTGTGAAAACTGGGTGGTATCCTGACAG ATCTCCAATATGGCCTGTCAGTGAAAGAGCAAAGCATGCAGTTGCCTCTCAGCGTGTACTAGAGCTTAGTGAGCCAAAGAGGATTTCTCCTTATTATCAGATGCCACGATCACCTTACATGTCTGTCAAAAAAGAAGCTCTTTACGCCGAACCATCAACACGCATCATAGCAATGTCTGCCCCCAAAACACGTGTAAACTGCTACGATGCTTATGACTCACAGTGGGGAGAATATTACCCTTTGCCTGTAGCAGTGCTCACAGCCACCGTTACAGAACGAATGGAAAAATTGGCCGAGCCAAGGCCTTTTCACAAA GATTTTTGTTGGCCAAGGCCTGTACAGTGGGACGTCTCAGAGGCAGCAAAGAAAGTTATGGCATCAGCACGAGTGCTGCAGCTGAGCCGACCACGAAGTCGCTGGTTACTCAAGGATGATTATGATCCTTTTAAAGTTTCCCTTGCAGCTCGACACGCCCACCCAACACCTCGGATTGAGGAGCTCAGCCAGCCACTTGAACGTAAAGTTAAGAAGTAG
- the LOC112562989 gene encoding testicular haploid expressed gene protein-like isoform X2, with the protein MMTTEQTTQPPVGNGLTGRRLDYLARPKTVSTKLDDRRSVYWITHVPLRPEANGATCFYTTDREDELARPKIVKTGWYPDRSPIWPVSERAKHAVASQRVLELSEPKRISPYYQMPRSPYMSVKKEALYAEPSTRIIAMSAPKTRVNCYDAYDSQWGEYYPLPVAVLTATVTERMEKLAEPRPFHKDFCWPRPVQWDVSEAAKKVMASARVLQLSRPRSRWLLKDDYDPFKVSLAARHAHPTPRIEELSQPLERKVKK; encoded by the exons ATGATGACGacggagcagacgacacagccTCCAGTTGGTAACG GTCTGACGGGACGACGGCTGGACTACCTTGCTCGACCAAAAACAGTCTCAACCAAACTTGATGACAG GAGAAGTGTGTATTGGATTACACATGTCCCACTAAGACCTGAGGCAAATGGTGCCACATGCTTTT ATACTACAGATAGAGAAGATGAACTTGCTAGACCCAAAATTGTGAAAACTGGGTGGTATCCTGACAG ATCTCCAATATGGCCTGTCAGTGAAAGAGCAAAGCATGCAGTTGCCTCTCAGCGTGTACTAGAGCTTAGTGAGCCAAAGAGGATTTCTCCTTATTATCAGATGCCACGATCACCTTACATGTCTGTCAAAAAAGAAGCTCTTTACGCCGAACCATCAACACGCATCATAGCAATGTCTGCCCCCAAAACACGTGTAAACTGCTACGATGCTTATGACTCACAGTGGGGAGAATATTACCCTTTGCCTGTAGCAGTGCTCACAGCCACCGTTACAGAACGAATGGAAAAATTGGCCGAGCCAAGGCCTTTTCACAAA GATTTTTGTTGGCCAAGGCCTGTACAGTGGGACGTCTCAGAGGCAGCAAAGAAAGTTATGGCATCAGCACGAGTGCTGCAGCTGAGCCGACCACGAAGTCGCTGGTTACTCAAGGATGATTATGATCCTTTTAAAGTTTCCCTTGCAGCTCGACACGCCCACCCAACACCTCGGATTGAGGAGCTCAGCCAGCCACTTGAACGTAAAGTTAAGAAGTAG